Part of the Candidatus Binatota bacterium genome is shown below.
ACTGGAAACCCACATGGGCTGGGCGGCCAAAAAACTCGGAGACCGGATCGTGGAAACCGCGGAGAGCGGCGACATGGTCGCCCTGCGCGACATCATGACCAAGACCTATCCGGGAACGGGGACCACCGGGTACATCGAGGGGCTTTCGGACGAAGACCTCATGAGGCTGTCCGAGCTGGCCCGCAAGGGGGTGCACGTGGCGACCCCGGTGTTCGACGGTGCTACCGAAGAAGAAATCTTCGACCTGGTCGAACTCGCGGGGCTTTCAGAAACCGGCCAGGAAATTCTTTGCGACGGTCAGACGGGCAGGGTCTTCGATATGCCGGTGACGGTTGGAGCGATGTACATGCTCAAGTTGCATCACCTGGTGGACGACAAGATACACGCACGCTCCACCGGTCCTTACTCTCTGGTTACCCAGCAGCCGCTTGGCGGTAAGGCCCAGTTTGGTGGCCAGCGCCTGGGCGAGATGGAAGTTTGGGCACTCGAGGCTTACGGCGCGGCTTACACGCTACAGGAGATGCTGACGGTCAAGTCTGATGACGTGGCCGGCCGCACACGGATGTACGAGGCAATAGTGAAAAACGAACACCAACTGGAACCTGGCCTCCCTGAATCTTTCAACGTGATGGTCAAGGAGCTGCAATCGCTTTGTCTTGATATCGAGTTGGTTGAAGAAGGCGACGAGGAGGAGGCTGCCTGATGGAAAATCTTCTTACCCAGCTTTTCGATGCTCCCAAGAACCCCAAGCGCTACACGGCGCTGAAGATAGGCATCGCGTCGCCCGACACGATCCGTTCGTGGTCATTCGGCGAGGTTCGCAAGCCCGAAACTATCAACTACAGGACCTTTAAGCCTGAACGCGACGGGTTGTTCTGCGCGAAGATATTCGGGCCCACCAAGGACTACGAGTGCAACTGCGGTAAGTACAAGCGTATGCGTCACCGCGGCGTGGTGTGCGAGAAGTGTGGCGTGGAGGTCATCCAGTCCAAGGTCAGGCGCGAGCGCATGGGCCACATCCAGCTGGCCACCCCGATAGCTCACATCTGGTTCACAAAGAGCCTGCCCAGCCGCATAGCCAACCTGCTCGACCTTACTCTCAAGGGGTTGGAGAAAGTGCTCTACTACGAGAGCTACATGGTGACCGATCCGGGTGAAGTACCTGATCTCGAGGAGAACCAGCTGCTGACCGAAGCCGAGTTCCGCGAAAAAAACGAGGAGTTCGGCCCCGGGAGCTTTGACGTGGGCATGGGCGCCGAAGCGGTTCGCAAGGTGCTCGAGGATCTAGACCTCGACGACCTTTCAGAGCAACTGAAAATCGACCTGACCGAGACCAAGAGCGTGGCCAAGCGCACCAAGATCACCAAGCGTCTGCGCATCGCCCAGGCTTTTCATCGTTCCGGGGCGCGTCCCGAATGGATGGTGCTCGAGGTCATACCGGTAATTCCGCCGGACCTTCGTCCGCTGGTACCGCTGGACGGTGGGCGCTTTGCGACCTCTGACCTGAACGATCTCTACCGCAGGGTCATCAACCGTAACAATCGCTTGAAGAGGCTCATCGAACTCGGCGCGCCCGACATCATCGTGCGCAACGAAAAGCGCATGCTGCAGGAATCTGTCGACGCGCTGTTCGACAACGGACGCCGTGGGCGTCCCATAGCCGGCGCTAACAAGCGCCCGCTGAAATCCCTTAGTGACATGCTCAAGGGCAAAACCGGTCGCTTTCGGCAGAACCTGCTGGGTAAGCGGGTCGATTACTCGGGCCGCTCGGTTATCGTGGTGGGCCCCGAACTGCGCCTGCACCAGTGCGGCCTGCCCAAGAAAATGGCGCTTGAGCTTTTCAAGCCTTTTATCTTCGGTCGGCTCGAAGAGCGCGGCCTGGTCACGACCATAAAGAGTGCCAAGAAGATGGTGGAGTCCGAGGGGGACGACGTCTGGAATATTCTCGACGAGGTCATCCGCGAGCACCGGTAATGCTCAACAGGGCCCCGACGCTGCACAGGCTGGGCATACAGGCTTTCGAGCCGGTGCTGATCGAGGGTAAGGCAATCCAGTTGCACCCGCTGGTCTGCGCTGCATTCAACGCTGACTTTGACGGCGACCAGATGGCGGTGCACGTCCCGCTGTCGGTCGAAGCCCAGGTCGAAGCCCGCACGCTGATGATGTCGACCAACAACATCCTCTCACCGGCCAACGGCAAGCCGATCATCGTGCCGACCCAGGACATTGTGCTTGGCCTGTACTACATGACCAGGCAACGGCCCGCCGTCAACGGCGCGGAGCCGCGCTTGTTTGCCAGCTTTGACGAGGTTCGGATGGCCTATGACCACGAGATGGTCAAGGTGCAGGAAGGCGTCAAGGTGCGTCACCAGGGCGAGCTGGTAGATACCACGGTTGGCAGGGTGCTGCTGTTCGAGATCGTGCCCGAGGGCGTCGATTTCTCGGAGGTCAACCGGGTCATGGACAAGCGACTTCTCGGTGACCTGGTCGATACGGCTTACCGCGTGGCGGGCAACAAAGCCTGCGTGGTAATGGCGGATCAGCTCAAGGACCTCGGTTACAAAGCGGCGACCCAGGCCGGCCTTTCAATAGGCATCAAGGACCTGAAGATTCCCGCAGCCAAGCAGACCCTGCTGGCAACGGCGGAAGCCAAGGTCAGGGAGATCCAGCTCCAGTACGAACACGGCGATATCACCAACGGCGAGCGCTATAACAAGGTGGTCGATGAGTGGGCGACGGTGACCGACGAGGTCGCCGACGAGATGATGCTGGGCATAGGCAGCCAGGAAACCGTTGACGAGGACGGCGACAAGGGCGAGATTGCCAGTTTCAACCCGGTCTACATGATGGCCGATTCGGGAGCGAGAGGCAGCGCCCAGCAGATGAGGCAGTTGGCCGGCATGCGAGGGCTGATGGCCAAGCCGTCGGGCGAAATCATTGAGACTCCAATCACGGCAAACTTCCGTGAGGGCCTGACTGTGCTCGAGTATTTCATATCGACTCACGGAGCCCGCAAGGGACTGGCCGACACCGCGCTGAAGACAGCGAACTCGGGTTACCTGACCCGCCGGCTGGTGGACGTGTCGCAGGATGCGATCATCAGCCAGGTCGACTGCGAAACCATTGACGGCATCGAGATGAGCTCGTTGATAGAAGGCGGAGAAGTCATCGAGCGACTAGGCGACCGGGTACTGGGTCGCGTGGCCCTCGAGGACATCATTGATCCCTTCGGCAGCGATGTGATCGTGGGGGCCAACGAGGAGATAGACGAAGACAAGGTAGCCCGCATCGAGGACGCCGGAGTGGAGAAGGTGAAAATCCGCTCGGTGCTCACCTGTCGTGCGAACCGCGGCGTCTGCACCCTGTGCTACGGACGCGACCTGGCTCGTGGTCACCTGGTGAGCCAGGGCGAGACCATCGGCGTGATAGCCGCGCAGTCCATCGGTGAGCCGGGCACGCAGCTGACTATGCGAACCTTCCACATCGGTGGCACGGCGAGTAGGCGGGCCGAGCAGACCAAGCTCGAACCCCGGCACGCCGGTACCATTCGTTACCATAACCTCGACTCGGTGAAGGACCCCGACGGCATAGCCGTTGTAATGTCACGCAACGCCGAGGTCATGGTAGGCGAGGTCATGAAAGACGGCCAGTTCCGGGAGAGGGAGCGTTACCCGCTCACCCACGGAGCGAGGCTGAGCAAGCAAGAAGAATCCACGGTAGAAGCCGGCGAAATCATAGCTGAGTGGGATCCGTTCCTGACGCCCATCATCACTGAAGTCGGGGGTGTCCTGAAATACGCCGACCTGGTGGATGCCGTTACCATCGAAGAGCAGGTTGACCCCAACACGGGCATGGCCACCAACGTGGTGAAGGGAGTGCCCACGGGCAAGGACTTACAGCCGCGCTTGTTCGTGGTCGACGAGGGTGGCAACACCATCGAGCGACCCAGGGGCGGAGCGGCTCGCTACAACCTGCCGCAAGGGGCTTACCTGAACGTCGAAGAGGGAGCCGAGGTTAAGCCAGGACAGGTCATCGCCAAGATTCCCCGTGAAACGACCAAGACCAAGGACATCACCGGTGGACTGCCCCGCGTTGCCGAGTTGTTTGAGGCTCGCAAGCCCAAGGAATCGGCGGTCATATCGGAGATCGACGGTCAGATCAGTTTCGGTGCCGACAGCAAGGGAAAACGCAAGGTCGTTGTGACCCCCGAAGTGGGCGAGGCGCGCGAATACCTGATCGCCAAGGGCAAGCATCTGCTCGTCCAGGACGGCGATTTCGTAAGCGTTGGCCAACAGATACACGCGGGCTCTTCGAACCCCCACGATATTCTCAACGCCAAGGGCGAAAAGGATCTCGCGGCTTACATGGTCGACGAGATACAGGAAATCTACCGCTTGCAGGGTGTACGCATCAACGACAAGCACATTGAGGTCATCGTCAGGCAGATGCTGCGCAGGGTGAAGATCACTGACACCGGCGATTCCGAGCTGTTGGTCGGGGACCAGGTGGAAAAAAACCGTTTCGAGCTTATAAACCAGGGCTTGATCGAACAGGAGCTAAGGCCGGCACGGGCCGACCCGATGTTGCTGGGAATCACCAAGGCGGCGCTGGCCACAGAGAGCTTTATCTCGGCGGCGTCCTTCCAGGAGACCACCAAGGTGCTGACAGAGGCCGCCATCAACGGGGCTGTCGACAACCTGGTCGGTCTCAAGGAGAACGTCATAATGGGCCGTCTCATTCCGGCAGGCACTGGATTATCGGACTATTCGGGGATTGAAGCCGACTGTCCGAACGCCGGGGAGCTGGTGGAAGACGACCTTAGCCCGATGCTGGCGCCCTTTGGAGATTGACTGGGAAGGATTTGCGAATTAGATTGAGCGATTCGCTGTTTTTCTGGACCCAGAAAAGGGTTCGAAAGGCGGCAGCTGAACAAGGAAAAGAGGAAAAGTAACCGTGCCGACTATCAACCAGCTCGTACGCAAACGCCGTAAAAAGCAGGTGCGCAAGAGCAATACGCCTGCCCTGGATGCCTGCCCACAGAGGCGCGGGGTGTGTACGCGCGTGTATACAAGCACGCCCAAGAAGCCGAACTCGGCGCTTAGAAAAGTAGCCCGTGTACGCCTGTCCAATGGCCAGGAAGTCACGACCTACATCCCGGGCGAAGGCCACAACCTGCAGGAGCACTCGGTGGTGCTGCTCAGGGGGGGCAGGGTCAAGGACCTGCCGGGTGTTCGCTATCACATTGTCAGGGGCACGCTCGATACCGTGGGCGTAGAAGAGCGTCGGCAGAGCCGATCGAAGTACGGCGCGCGGCGTCCGAAGTAAGGGGGATAGGGTAAATGTCTAGAAAAGGCCCTGCGCGTAAACGAGAACTTCTTCCTGACCCGCGTTTCAAGGAAACCGTCGTAACGCAGTTTGTGAACTGCATGATGGTGGACGGCAAGAAGAGCCTCGCTGAAAGAATTTTTTATAGTGCCCTTAGCAAGGTTAAGGAACAGACCGGCGAGGACGGTTTGGAGACTTTTAAGAAAGCGCTCGACAACGTGCGTCCCTCCGTGGAGGTGCGTTCACGGCGAGTCGGTGGAGCGACCTACCAGGTTCCCGTCGAGGTGAGACCGACCCGCAGGGTGGCATTGGCCATACGTTGGATCATCTCCAACGCCAGGTCGAGAGGCGAAAAGACGATGCGCGACCGCTTGTCGGCCGAGCTCGTTGACGCAGCCAACAACCGTGGCTCGGCAGTTAAGAAAAGAGAAGATACCCACCGAATGGCGGAGGCCAACAAGGCTTTCGCGCATTATCGCTGGTAGTTGCTCGAAGAAAAGACCAGGCAACAGGCGAGATAGTAAAGATTCATCATGGCAGCTGCTGTACCACTGAATAAAACCCGTAACATCGGGATCATGGCCCATATCGATGCGGGCAAGACGACCACGACCGAGCGGATTCTTTTCTACACGGGTGTGAGTCATCGGATGGGAGAGGTCCACGACGGCGCGGCCGTCATGGACTGGATGGTCCAGGAACAGGAGCGGGGAATCACCATAACCTCGGCGGCTACAACTTGTTTCTGGGATGACCACCGCATCAATATTATCGACACGCCCGGCCACGTGGACTTCACCATAGAAGTGGAACGATCGTTGCGGGTTCTTGACGGAGCCGTTGCTGTTTTCTGTGCGGTGGGCGGCGTTGAGCCGCAGTCGGAAACAGTGTGGCGGCAGGCTGACAAGCACGGAGTGCCGCGCCTGGCCTTCATCAACAAGATGGACCGCGTAGGCGCGGATTTCGAAAGGGTGCTCGGTGAATTGCGCGATCGCATGGGCGCTCCAGCCGTCGCCTTGCAGCTGCCCATCGGTGCCGAAGACAAGTTTATAGGCGTCGTCGATCTCGTCGGCATGACCGGCTGGGTCTGGGAAGTAGAAGACATGGGCGCCGAGCCCAGCGAGTGT
Proteins encoded:
- a CDS encoding 30S ribosomal protein S12, with protein sequence MPTINQLVRKRRKKQVRKSNTPALDACPQRRGVCTRVYTSTPKKPNSALRKVARVRLSNGQEVTTYIPGEGHNLQEHSVVLLRGGRVKDLPGVRYHIVRGTLDTVGVEERRQSRSKYGARRPK
- the rpsG gene encoding 30S ribosomal protein S7, producing MSRKGPARKRELLPDPRFKETVVTQFVNCMMVDGKKSLAERIFYSALSKVKEQTGEDGLETFKKALDNVRPSVEVRSRRVGGATYQVPVEVRPTRRVALAIRWIISNARSRGEKTMRDRLSAELVDAANNRGSAVKKREDTHRMAEANKAFAHYRW